The proteins below come from a single Anguilla rostrata isolate EN2019 chromosome 3, ASM1855537v3, whole genome shotgun sequence genomic window:
- the LOC135251757 gene encoding zona pellucida sperm-binding protein 4-like codes for MARVVQLGLWLGVLGFVLAQDQSKHFGSKGSDETFHRCQVASFARVLCGDPAISSTDCEALNCCFDQQCYFANEVTVHCLRDGQFMVVVSRAATLPLLDLPSVNLLEGPSGGYCGPVSASPAFAVFQFPVSDCGTTVRVEGDYVIYENKMSSTYEVGVGPLGSITRDSIYELSFQCRYFGSAVVSLVAEVNTVPPPLPVAAPGPLRVELRLASGQCDSKGAHGCADAVYSNYYGDADYPVTKVLREPVYVEVRILERTDPNLVLLLEHCWATSTSSPLSLPQWSLLVDGCPYRDDRYQTSLVPVDASSGLLFPSHYKRFIVQMFTFVDPESFVPLKETVFIHCSTAVCHPSATDRCEQRCNSGKQRRSIAPVVKRSPEEKAIVSSKPVVLTNTELTATDQRLHSEVPSSLSYGLLGVAACVLLVSTLALGAACVKRSRVEPKV; via the exons ATGGCAAGGGTTGTGCAGCTTGGACTATGGCTTGGTGTTTTGGGCTTTGTTTTGGCACAAgatcaaagtaaacattttggATCAAAAGGGTCAGATGAAACTTTTCATAGATGCCAAGTTGCTTCCTTTGCAAGAGTGTTATGTGGAGACCCTGCTATTAGTAGTACGGACTGCGAAGCCCTCAATTGCTGCTTTGATCAACAGTGCTATTTTGCAAATGAAG TTACTGTCCACTGTCTCCGGGATGGCCAGTTCATGGTTGTAGTGTCCAGAGCCGCCACCTTGCCTCTGCTTGACCTTCCTTCTGTGAACttgctggagggccccagtgGCGGTTACTGTGGTCCTGTTAGTGCCTCTCCTGCTTTTGCGGTCTTCCAGTTTCCAGTCAGTGACTGTGGAACCACAGTGAGG GTGGAAGGGGATTATGTGATCTATGAGAACAAGATGTCCTCCACATATGAAGTGGGCGTTGGCCCTTTAGGTTCCATCACAAGGGACAGTATTTATGA GCTGTCCTTCCAGTGCAGGTATTTTGGCAGTGCTGTGGTTTCTCTGGTGGCTGAGGTGAATACGGTGCCTCCTCCCCTTCCGGTAGCTGCTCCAGGGCCCCTTCGTGTTGAGCTCAGACTGGCTAGCGGTCAATGTGACTCCAAAGGAGCACATGGATGTGCTGATG CGGTGTACAGCAACTACTACGGAGATGCGGACTACCCTGTGACCAAGGTGCTACGGGAACCTGTGTATGTGGAAGTGCGGATCTTGGAAAGGACTGACCCAAACCTTGTCCTGCTTCTGGAACACTGCTGGGCTACATCCACCTCCAGCCCCCTCAGCCTACCCCAGTGGAGCCTTTTGGTTGATGG GTGTCCCTACCGTGACGACCGTTACCAGACATCCTTGGTTCCTGTAGATGCCTCTTCTGGACTTCTCTTCCCCAGCCACTACAAGCGGTTTATTGTGCAGATGTTTACCTTCGTGGATCCTGAATCCTTCGTTCCACTGAAGGAAACG GTGTTCATCCACTGTAGCACGGCAGTTTGCCACCCCTCTGCTACCGATCGCTGTGAACAGCGGTGCAACAGTGGAAAGCAAA GAAGGTCAATTGCTCCTGTAGTCAAGCGGTCCCCTGAGGAAAAGGCTATCGTTTCCAGTAAGCCTGTAGTCCTGACCAATACAGAGCTTACAGCCACAGACCAGAGGCTTCACAGTGAAG TGCCCTCGTCTCTCAGCTATGGTCTCCTGGGAGTGGCTGCATGTGTTCTGCTAGTCTCAACCCTGGCACTGGGCGCTGCATGTGTTAAACGATCTCGAGTGGAACCGAAGGTGTGA